From a single Osmerus mordax isolate fOsmMor3 chromosome 6, fOsmMor3.pri, whole genome shotgun sequence genomic region:
- the LOC136944839 gene encoding retinoic acid receptor beta-like, with the protein MFDYIDFFAVGPGEILDFYTASSCMFQERSLSACFTELTEADWQVRRSAQSVETQSSSSEDLFVNPQSPLPPPRTYKPCFVCQDKSSGYHYGVSACEGCKGFFRRSVQKNIAFTCHREKNCIINKITRNRCQYCRLQRCFAVGMSKESVRNDRSKRKETVKMTVIETYELTAELGLIVEKICRAHRDTFPSLCQLGKYTTNSSSDHRIQLDLGLWDKFSELATKCIIKVVEFAKRVPGFTGLTIADQITLLKAACLDILILRICTRYTPGQDTMTFSDGLTLTRNQIHNAGFGPLTDLVFTFAGQLLPLEMDDTESGLLSAICLVSGDRQCLEEPSKVEVLQEPLLEALKIYSRKRRPSMPLMFPKALMKITDLRTISTKGAERVVTLKMEIPGALPPLIQEMLEDLDNLEKSEAEGKRAEQNGGPHTVTISAHYIDSGLFA; encoded by the exons ATGTttgattacatagatttttttgcaGTTGGACCTGGAGAAATTCTGGATTTTTATACCGCAAGTTCTTGTATGTTCCAGGAGCGATCGCTTTCGGCATGCTTCACTGAACTAACTGAGGCGGATTGGCAAGTGCGCCGGAGCGCGCAAT CTGTAGAAACCCAGAGCTCCAGCTCTGAAGACCTGTTTGTCAATCCTCAGTCTCCCCTGCCACCTCCTCGCACCTACAAGCCCTGCTTTGTCTGCCAGGATAAGTCCTCTGGTTACCACTATGGCGTCAGTGCCTGTGAAGGCTGCAAG GGTTTCTTCCGTAGAAGTGTCCAGAAGAACATAGCTTTTACGTGCCACAGAGAAAAAAACTGCATTATCAACAAAATCACCCGGAATCGTTGCCAGTACTGTCGACTGCAAAGGTGCTTTGCAGTGGGAATGTCCAAGGAGT CTGTGAGGAACGACAGGAGCAAAAGGAAGGAGACTGTTAAGATGACCGTCATAGAGACCTATGAGCTGACGGCAGAGCTGGGCCTCATAGTGGAGAAGATCTGCAGGGCCCACAGAGATACattcccatctctctgtcagttGGGCAAATACACTACA AATTCGAGCTCAGACCACAGGATACAGTTGGATTTGGGTCTGTGGGATAAGTTCAGTGAGCTGGCCACCAAATGTATAATCAAAGTGGTGGAGTTTGCCAAACGTGTACCTGGGTTTACCGGCCTGACCATTGCTGACCAGATCACGCTCCTCAAAGCTGCTTGTCTGGATATTCTG ATTTTGAGGATCTGTACCAGATACACTCCTGGCCAGGACACCATGACTTTCTCTGATGGCCTGACACTTACCCGCAACCAGATCCACAATGCTGGCTTTGGGCCCCTCACTGACTTGGTGTTCACCTTTGCCGGCCAGCTCTTGCCACTGGAAATGGATGACACAGAGAGCGGCCTTCTTAGCGCCATCTGTCTGGTGTCTGGAG ACCGGCAGTGCTTGGAGGAACCATCTAAGGTGGAGGTTCTCCAGGAGCCACTATTAGAGGCCCTGAAGATCTACTCCCGTAAGCGTCGTCCCAGTATGCCCCTCATGTTCCCCAAGGCCCTCATGAAGATCACTGACCTCCGGACCATCAGCACCAAAG GAGCTGAGCGTGTGGTCACTCTGAAGATGGAGATCCCGGGTGCCTTGCCTCCTCTTATCCAGGAGATGCTTGAGGACCTGGATAACCTGGAGAAGTCAGAGGCggaggggaagagagcagagcagaatgGCGGGCCACACACAGTCACTATTTCTGCGCACTACATCGACTCTGGCCTCTTTGCCTGA
- the nek10 gene encoding serine/threonine-protein kinase Nek10 codes for MPNLVKNVKPSEKILQKSKGIDCNNESRDLKRLLSLLATTAPREEVAALNQSKVRQRGGKFQTSLLQNNVTRNRSELHTEALALEKFSATYRNQRGFSSHPLQKHFLEILTTLVKNRLCSEWMNHASPKSVHRVLICLRLLIREPLYQTFFHQLQGVTFLAMYMESESSVYLQSGEQPFAMEKLVTMTCMFQKLSAVEDQRGWVIESGAHKTLVKLLSTRESNVLLGALLTLTTLAESSKCKEKIGELPVVENLIVILQEYDLLSKRISAELLRLLSPVGRVRDQVRECEGLPVLLSLLHGEHLKLLWSVVWVLVQLCEEPETRAEIRTWGGVQQILHILNSERMYVSDRSTIEALSSANAAGRIQRQHISEELSPQEEMDNTIALQSACCAALTELVLDDTTAHHIVQENGIYSIAKLILPKHSQCGPQPNTLQCYAFRTLRFLFSMEQNRHLFKRLFPTELFEMFIDVGHYVRDITPYEALQAKVSFFTDEELESLRENIEAVDQNRPPLRVINGYAILDHLGTGAFGSVFKVRKQSGQNLLALKEVNLHNPVFGKDKRARDSNVEKIVSELTIIKEQMTHPNIVKYYKTFLEGDRLYIIMELIEGVPLAIHFNSLKEKQQQIMEERVWNIFIQMCLALRYLHKEKRIVHRDLTPNNVMLGEKDKVTITDFGLAKQKQENSKLTSVVGTILYSCPEIVKSEPYGEKADVWALGCILYQMATLNPPFYSSNMLSLATKIVEADYEPVVEEAFSERVPDMIKWCLTPQADLRPDIVAVSSKISDILMKFMDGVYISQHTLEKRADRDRRRAQKYFLESHRGSMSMSQNLCFLIGADTDDDVESSDTRTISTASSTKDTVSEGICVSHKKVRQIDDPIQRLLVQLHKIIYITQLPPALNHNAKRRAIERFKKSLFQYGSSPYNLKVELNKLLQCSPELIESGSAGSEWWSLVQSFGRDSVSANSPDELGDGNLKDGITYDQMKAIIEEVLEENEYYNTTASRLQDKPG; via the exons ATGCCCAACCTGGTTAAAAACGTAAAGCCATCAGAAAAAATACTCCAAAAATCAAAAGGAATTGACTGCAACAA CGAATCACGTGATCTTAAAAGGCTTCTGTCCCTACTTGCAACCACTGCTCCAAGAGAAGAG GTGGCAGCACTGAACCAAAGTAAAGTCAGACAAAGAGGAGGGAAATTCCAGACTTCTCTTCTGCAAAATAATGTAACCAGAAATAGGAGTGAGCTTCACACTGAAGCCTTGGCACTGGAAAAATTCAG TGCAACTTATAGAAACCAAAGGGGTTTCAGCAGCCATCCCCTGCAAAAACACTTTTTGGAGATTCTCACCACTTTGGTCAAAAATAGACTCTGCAG TGAATGGATGAACCATGCATCACCAAAGTCTGTCCATAGAGTGCTGATCTGTTTAAGGTTATTGATTAGGGAGCCACTTTATCAG ACATTTTTTCATCAGCTCCAAGGTGTCACATTTCTTGCCATG TACATGGAGTCAGAATCCAGTGTTTATCTTCAAAGTGGGGAACAGCCGTTTGCTATGGAGAAACTGGTGACCATGACCT GTATGTTTCAGAAACTATCTGCTGTGGAGGATCAAAGGGGGTGGGTTATAGAGAGTGGAGCTCATAAG ACCCTGGTAAAACTTCTATCAACTAGAGAGAGTAATGTGTTACTGGGTGCACTCCTAACTCTCACTACGTTGGCCGAGAG TTCAAAATGTAAGGAGAAGATAGGAGAACTGCCAGTAGTGGAAAACCTTATTGTGATACTTCAAGAATATGACTTACTTTCAAAGCG AATAAGTGCTGAGCTGCTAAGACTCCTCTCCCCTGTGGGGCGGGTGCGAGACCAAGTACGGGAGTGTGAGGGCCTTCCCGTTCTGCTCAGCCTACTCCACGGGGAGCACTTGAAGCTGCTGTGGAGCGTGGTGTGGGTCCTGGTCCAGCTGTGTGAAGAACCAGAGACCCGTGCTGAGATACGTACCTGGGGAGGGGTGCAACAGATTCTCCACATTTTGAACAG TGAGCGCATGTATGTGTCTGACCGCTCTACCATTGAGGCACTATCCAGCGCCAATGCAGCGGGCCGCATTCAAAGACAGCACATAAGTGAAGAACTTAGCCCCCAAGAGGAGATGGACAACACCATAGCCCTGCAGTCAG CATGTTGTGCAGCTCTAACTGAGCTCGTTTTGGATGACACAACTGCACATCATATTGTCCAG GAAAATGGGATCTATTCAATAGCTAAATTGATTTTACCAAAACACTCTCAATGTGGACCTCAACCTAACACCTTACAG TGCTACGCATTCCGGACTCTTCGTTTCCTCTTCAGCATGGAACAAAACCGTCATCTTTTTAAAAG ACTCTTTCCTACAGAACTTTTTGAGATGTTTATTGATGTTGGACATTATGTGCGAGATATCACACCCTATGAGGCGCTGCAAGCCAAAGTCTCTTTCTTCACT GACGAGGAATTGGAGAGCCTGAGAGAAAACATAGAGGCTGTGGACCAGAACCGGCCTCCTCTGAGAGTAATTAATGGCTACGCCATACTGGACCACCTTGGCACTGGGGCATTTGGCAGTGTCTTCAAG GTACGGAAGCAGAGTGGACAGAACCTGTTGGCTCTGAAGGAAGTGAACCTCCACAACCCCGTGTTCGGCAAAGACAAGAGGGCCAGGGACAGCAATGTGGAGAAAATTGTGTCGGAACTCACGATAATTAAGGAACAG ATGACTCATCCAAATATTGTGAAATATTACAAGACATTCTTGGAAG GTGACCGACTGTATATTATCATGGAGTTGATTGAAGGTGTGCCTCTGGCCATCCATTTCAACTCACTGAAAGAAAAACAGCAACAAATTATGGAAGAAAGAGTTTGGAACATATTCATCCAG ATGTGTTTGGCATTAAGGTACCTGCACAAGGAGAAGAGGATCGTCCACCGAGATCTCACTCCTAATAATGTCATGCTGGGAGAGAAGGACAAAGTCACCATTA CTGACTTTGGACTTGCAaaacagaaacaggaaaacagcaAACTAACATCTGTTGTTGGAACCATCCTTTACTCCTG CCCAGAGATAGTGAAGAGTGAGCCGTATGGAGAGAAGGCAGATGTCTGGGCCTTGGGGTGTATCCTCTACCAGATGGCCACCCTGAACCCTCCCTTTTACAGCAGCAACATGCTCTCCCTTGCCACCAAG ATAGTGGAAGCTGACTACGAACCCGTGGTAGAAGAGGCCTTCTCAGAACGAGTCCCAGACATGATTAAATG GTGCCTGACTCCTCAGGCTGATCTGCGTCCTGACATAGTCGCAGTCAGTTCCAAGATCTCTGACATCCTGATGAAGTTTATGGATGGCGTCTACATTAGCCAGCATACACTAGAGAAGAGAGCAGaccgagacaggaggagagcacagAAGTACTTCCTTGAAAGCCATCGAGGCAGTATGAGCATGTCTCAG AATCTGTGCTTTCTGATAGGTGCTGACACAGATGATGATGTTGAGTCATCAGATACCAGAACCATCTCCACAGCATCTTCAACTAAAGACACTG TGTCAGAAGGAATCTGCGTTTCCCATAAGAAGGTTCGTCAGATTGATGATCCTATCCAGAGGCTCCTGGTCCAGCTGCATAAGATCATATACATCACCCAG CTTCCTCCAGCTTTAAATCATAATGCCAAACGACGGGCGATTGAGAGATTCAAAAAGTCCCTTTTCCAGTATGGTAGCAGTCCCTACAATCTGAAGGTTGAACTCAATAAG CTCCTCCAGTGTTCTCCAGAGCTGATAGAGTCAGGCTCAGCCGGTTCAGAATGGTGGTCCCTGGTCCAGTCTTTTGGGAGAGACTCTGTATCTGCAAACAGCCCAG ATGAGCTGGGTGATGGAAATCTCAAGGATGGAATCACCTATGACCAGATGAAG GCCATCATAGAGGAGGTTCTGGAGGAGAATGAATACTATAACACCACAGCTAGCAG ACTACAGGACAAGCCAGGATGA